GGAACGCCCCAGGAACAGAAAGCAGGGGCAGCTTCCGAGAAAACCGGTTACCTCCAGTTTGTCATGCAAAAGGTACCGCAGCAGGCCGGAGCCCGTTGTCAGCACCGGCTGAACCACCTGCCCTTTTTTCAGTTCCCAGGCGCTCAAAATGTCGCTGGAATGCCAGTCCGCGAATTCATAGAAATGGCACTGATAGGTCAACGGGTACCGGTTGTCAAAAGGCATGGAAACAATGCCCTCGGTGGCCAGCAGTCCTTTGCCGTCCAGCGCGGCAAAAGGGAACAGGCGTTTTATCTCTCTGGCCCAGGTCGCCGAGGTCCAGGTGTCCCAGGCGCTGATCACGCTTAAGCCCGGCCACAGACGGGAAAGATTTTCCGGCGACAGCGTCGTTTCCCAGCCGGCGAGCGTGTCGGCCCCCTGGCGCGACCGCGGGCACGGCAGGTAGGCCAGGGATTGTCTGGACTCCCCCCATTTCCCCGAAGCCAGCACCAGGGCGATCTCTTCCCGGTGGCTGTGGATCAGGTCGAGCAGGTTCAATAAAAAGGTCGGGCTCCACACGGAGACCAGGGAAAGGTCCCGGGCGGCGCACAGGTAGCAGGCGGTGGCGAACATGGACGCATCCGAAGTGGGCGCGTGAGCCACATCATCGGGAACGGCCATGGTTTGCGACATGAACATCCGCTTCCACCAGGGCAGCAGCTTCAGGTCGTCATTGATATTCGGGCTGATATTGCCGCGCAGTTCCGTTGGAATCCAGGAAAGCGACCAGTAATGGACACCTTTCCGAATGCCGGGGTATTGCCGGTACATGCGGTAGATCATCGGGGAAATGAAGGCGTCCACCTGGGCGAGAAACTGCCGTGTATAGGGGATCCATTTTATTTTTGAGGTGGACCCGCTGGTGGGCTGGTACCGGTCGCAGGCGCTGGTGCTGAGGATTGGTTCACCGGTCCGCCGCTGCTGCTCAATCATTTTTTCCCAGTGGCTGTACTCGGTCAGGGGCACTTTCGCACGAAACCTGTCGACGGACTCATCCCCGGTCAGTCCATAGTTACGGCCCGACATCGCGCCCCGGACGGTTTTGAGAATCGAACCGAGGTTGCGCTGCTGATGGGGCCGGATATCGGCCAGTCCCGCCAGGTATGCCCGGTATCCCTTCCGCGAAACAACCATGGCCGCCCGGTGCGCTGACGTTGTGAAAAGCTCCATTGCGCCGGTCTCCTTTGTCAGGCGGCTTTCTTTTTGGCGATATGTTTACGTTCGCCCGCGGAAGGCGTGGTCGGCAGGATCGTCACTTTGTTACCCTTGAACAGACTGTTGAAGGTGCGGCCGGTGAACTTCTTAAAATAAGCCGTGATGGAGGCCAGATCCACCGCGCCGATACAGGCCAGTTCAATGCCCTTCCGGCTGTCCGGGTTCAGCTCCTCGTAAAACCGGATCTTGGGGTATCTGTTCAGCATCTCCGGGGTGACCGGCGCCACGTCGCTTTTGATGGTCTGGTTCTCCTCCGCCCGGCCGAAATCCACCAGCCCGGTTACCGGGTTATACTTGTCGCCGAACATGTGTTCCGCTACCAGTCGGCATATTCCCCTGAGCTTGTCGGTTTTGGCGTCATGCCGCTGATAGTGGGGATAGTGATGGACCAGGTTGTTGGCGATCACCAGGTAGGTACGATAGCTCATGGAAATCATGAACCAGTAAGTGCTGAAAGGGTGGCGCAGGAAGAAGCGGACGAGAAACGCGAAAACCGTCCCGGCCATGGGGCTGTTTCCCGATGAGTTGCGCTGCCAGTAATCACGATGACAGACCGTGTCGCCGCAGAAAAAAACATGCGCCTTCCGTTTCTGATACGGCAGTTTCATGATTCTGATATTGGCAAAGGCGATAAGCTGTCCGGTCTTCCGTTCCCGCCACAGGAAGGAACCGGTTTTGGCGTTCAGGTCCTGTTTGAAGGTTTCATAATCGGCGTTTTCATAATAATCAAGAAAGAGGCTGTGCATCTCCCGAACCGTTTCCTCGGGGATATCCCTGACCGGCACAAACGCTGATTTGATTTTTCCGGGTTTGAACAGCATGTTTAATCTCCTTTTGTTGAAGGGGTTATTCCACAGCCTGAAAACGGCCAGGCCCACGAAGCATTAACCGTCGGTTCCCGTCTTTAACTCCGGCGACATCATTCCGCCGTGCCCCAGGGGGGCCTCGGCTTTTCGGTAAAGGGCCGACGACGGCCCGGCCACCAGGATCATCAGGACCGGCGTCACGATAAAATCGGCCAGCAGGGCCAGCATCAGTGCCAGGGCCAGCAGAATCCCGAACCGCGACAGATGGGGCATGGCCGCGGCGGTCAAGGCCAGAAAACCGCCGGACAGCACCAGTGTTGTGATCAGCATGGCGCGTCCGGTGCCCAGGAGCGTGCGGCGGACCGCTTCCCGCGGGTCGCCGGTAAGGTCGAAATGGTGGCGGAAGTGATGCATGAAGTGGGTGGTGTCGTCCACTACCAGGCCGATGGCGATGCTGCCGATCATGAGGGCCGTCATGTCCAGGGGGATTTTCATGGCGGCCAGGCCCCCCATGACCATCACGATGGGGAGCAGGTTGGGTAACATGGCCAGCAACCCGATTCTCACGTTGCCGGCCAGGAAAATCATCAAAACGGAGATGATCACGGCCGCCAGCAGATAGCTCTGGTTCATGCTCGACAGGGTGGCCGGAAGGGTCCGGGCCAGGATGAGCGACATGCCGGTCAGGGTAACACGGGCATGACCGGCAAAGGTCTCATTAAATACCCGGCCGATGAGCTCGCTCAACCTGTAAAGACCGGAAGAGTCGAGCCACGGTACTTTTACGGAAACCCGTGTTTTGGAAAAGTCCGTATTAACTACCGACTCCAGTTCGTCGCTGCCGCTGTTTTCAAAAAGGAAGAGTTCCTGGGCCACGAGATCGCCGTCTCCGGGGATGGTGTAGAAAGCGGGATCGTCGTTATGCAGGGCCTGGTTGATCTCCCTGACCACGTCCGTGATGGAATAGACCTTGGTGATGGCATATGACGGTCCCATGCCCGCCGATTCAGCCTTCACTCGTTCGGCAGCGATGTCGATCCGGCCGAGCATGGCCGGATCATGCAGGCCGTTCTCCCGGCCGGTGTCGATAACCGCTTCAAAAGAAATAATTCCTCCCAGCGCTTTATCGATGCGGATCATGTCCTGCTTGACCGTCATGTGATCGGAGAAATAGTTGAGCATGTGGTCCACGTACCGTAACCGGGGCAGAAAGCCCGCCGACAGAATCAGGATGACGACTGCTCCGGCGACAATTCTTCTGGGATGAGCGGCGCAGAAGTCGGCAATTCCCGACAGTATCCGGTCCATGACCAGGGAATGCTGATCGACGGGGCTCCCGGGCCTGATCGGCAACAGGGCCAGCAGGGGCGGAAGCATGCTGATCGTATACACCAGGGCCATGGTTACGCCCAGGGCGGAAAAAACGCCCATTTCTCCGATGGCCGATATCTCGGCAAAGGCAAAGGAGAGCAGGCCGGCCACGGTGGTCAGGCTGGTTAAAAGAACGGGCAGGCCGGATTGTTTCATCGCCCTGACGACGGCTTCCTCTTTGGATGTGCCCGGGCGATATTCCCGGAAGAAGATGGTCAGCACATGAACCGAGTCGGCCACCCCGCCGCACAGAATGATGATCGGCAGAATTACCGACATGATTTTGATCTCCACCTGCATCAGAGCCATCAGCCCCAGGGCGGAAATCACCGCGGCCGTCACCACCAGCAGGGGAAGGCATACGCCCGATGTCCGCCGGAACAGAGCCCCTATGGAGAGAGCGATCACAGCCAGGGCAAGCAGCGAACAACGCGTCATGTCCGCGGCCACGGCCCGGTTGAAAATATCGACCACCACCGGGGAGCCGGAAAACCCGATCCGAAAATCAGGCGCCTGGTAGCGGGGCAGCAGGCGCGTAATGGCGTCGACGATCTGGCGGATTTCGGCCGCCGAGATAAAACGAGCCGGATTATCGGTCGGGACGGCAGCGGCCTTGTCGCCGGGCGAGTCGGAAAATTCGGCTATCGCTTCGGCATCGGATACCGGAGCCACGTTGATAACGGCGTCGGTTTCAATGACGATGGCCGCCATGGTGGCATCTTCTGAAACCAGGTAGTTGAGATAAAAGGGGTTGTTCAGGACCTGCTCTCGCAGCTGGCCCATATCCAGCGGTTCTTCGGGCCATGATTCCAGAAGTTCACCCACATGAAGGGTGTCGTTTTCCCCGCTGATCCGGCGGGCCGAGACAAGGCTGTTGACGCGCCTGATGTGGGGAACGGCGGCCTCGATCTCCCGGTGCAGCGACTTGAGTTTTGTCATAAACCCGGTGGTAAATATATCCGGGGTGGAAATGCCGAGAATAATATTGCGATCCTGCCCGAAGGTCTGCCGGAAGCGGTCATATTCCAGGCGGTAGGGATCGTTTGCGTGCAAAAGGGATTCCGAGGATGTGTCAAAGGTCAGACGGGGCATCTGTAAAAGGAAGAACCCGGTTGCTGCCGCCAATACCAGGAGGGCTGCGCGCGGATGCCGGTAAAGGCCGCGGGCCCAGCGCTCAAAAAGATCTTCAATCGCCGCTTTTACATGTTTCATATTCGTCCATATGCAAAAAGGTTATTCCGGCGGGACAATCAGGAGAGGGGACTGAAAATCGCGAGCCCCCCCGCCCGTCTGAAATTGGTGATAACAAATAGCCCACATCCGAGGCCGGAACAATCGGGGAAACCCTGATTTATTGCCTCCAAAACCCTGAATTTGGCATATGAAAAGGCCCCCGGATGTTACCGTCATCGTCTGACAAACGAGCGGGAATGGCCGTTATTAAAGGGCGGAAGGGCAGGAGGCCCGGCGGGGAACGAGCCGTTTCTCAAGGCATTTGGTATCACGAGGGGAAAGGGCGGCTTAATTTATGATTGAACATTGATTGTGCGCCATGGTATCTCTGCGGGTATAGAAAAATTGACGGCACTTCCTTACCCGCAATCAAGAAACTGATAACGGCGTATGGTGCAAGGGCTTTCCCTCAGCGCTGCGGCGCGGCAATGGCTGGCTGATCGTCACGACCGGATAGTGGAAACGGAGACAGACGGGCGGGTGGCCACCTTCGCGGCAGTGGACCGCCGGACCGGCCGGCCGGTTACGGCGCGGCTGTTCGGCATCAACGGGCATTCCCCGGATATCGGGGAGGCGCTTACGGAGTACGTGGCGCGGCTCGCCCGCCTTTCCTCCGATCGGGTTCTCAAACTACTTGATCATCAGGAAGTGCGCGCCAACGGCACCGTCGGTCTCCTGGTGATCCAGGAGGCTCCTGCCGGCGAACCATTGAGCGCCATGCTGCCGTCGTTTCGCGCCATGATTGCCGAGGAAGGCCGCCTGAACCGGGGTTTCTGTTTTTTCGCGGCCCAGATGGCCGAGGCCCTGCAGGCGTTGCACGGCGCCGGCGTGATTCACCAGGCCGTCACCCCTGACAGTTTCCTGTTTGACCCTGCCACGCGGAGCCTCAAACTCGACGGCCTTGCCCGGGCGCCTGAAAGCGCCGGTCTTTCACCGGTAACTTCCGAGGCGGTACTTCCCTATATCTCGCCGGAACAGGCCGGTCGCATGAGCCATACCGTCGATTTCCGCGCCAATCTCTATTCCCTGGGCGTGTTGTTTTATGAAATGATGACGGGCGTCACTCCTTTTTCCGCCAGCGACGCTACCGGCGTATTATATGGTCACACCGCCCTTACGCCCATTCCGCCTTCAGAAGTGAACCCGGCAGTGGACGTCGTGCTTTCGCGCCTGGTACTCAAGCTGCTGGCCAAACATCCTGACGATCGTTACCAGAGTGCCGCCGGGCTCCTGGCCGATCTGGCCGGTCTGGCGTGCCGGTTTGACGCCGCGGCCCGTGTCCCGGATTTCAATCTGGGACGCAACGATGTTTCCCCGGTCTTTACGCTGCCTGACCGGCTTTATGGACGCGAACAGACACTCTCCTGTCTGCAAAAATGCTTTGACCGGATCTGCGCGGGCGATACCTGCGTGGTCATGATCGCCGGCGACACCGGTGTCGGTAAAACCGAAGTGGTCCGCCGGCTGGGGGCTTATGTCCGCGAGGCGGGCGGCATTTTTCTGGCCGGTAAATTTGACCAGCATCAGCAGGCCGTTCCCATCAGGGCGCCAAAGACCGCAATGGACAGCGCGGCCAGGTGGTTGCTGAGCCAGAGCCCGGAGAAGATCCAGATATGGCGTGAAAAAATCCTGTCGGCCGTTTCGCCCAACGGGCAAATCCTGGTGGACATCATTCCGGAAATGGAACTGGTGATCGGCAAGCAGCCGCCGGTCTGCGAGCTGCCCCCCATGGAGGCCATTATGCGGGTGGGGCTGGTTATGGAAAAATTCGGCTCCCTCTTTCTGGAAAAAGACCACCCGGTTGTCTTTTTCCTCGACGATATGCAATGGGCCGACAAGGGCAGCCTGTCCCACGGCATCGCCTTCTTACTGGCCCGGCAACGGCGTTACTGCATGGTGCTGGGCACCTATCGAGACAACGAGGTCGACGAGGACCATCCGCTGACGCGGTACTTGAGCAAACTGAAACGAACCAGCATACCGGTCGAAATATTTCGACTGGAGCACCTGGACGAAGGCCAGACGGCGGCCATGGTGGCGGATATCCTTTGTCAAACCGATGAGGTGGTCGCCCCCCTGGCCCGCATCGTTTTTAAAAAAACCGGCGGTAACCCTTTTTTCATCCGGCAGTTTATGAGTTCGCTGCACGCCGGCGGGTTGATCTGCTACGACATGCGCCGGGGCAACTGGTCCTGGGACGCGGATCGCATTGCCGCCGCCGATATCACCGACAATGTGGCCCGGTTGCTCTCCACGGCCATTGACAAGCTTCCCGTGGAGACCCTGTCCGTGCTTCAGGCCGCCGCCTGCGTCGGCAATAGAATCGATCCGGATCTGCTGGCCCGGGTCCTGTCCCGCGATTTGTCCGATATCGTCGATCAGGCGCGGACGGCGCTGAAGGCCGGCCTGCTTCGGGTCTATGTCGATCCTTCCCCGTCCCGGCAGGCGTCCGGGAAAGAAGCCGCGCATATCTGGGAGTTTGCCCACGACCATATTCTGCAGGCCGTTTACCGCACCCTCCCTGAGGCCGCCGCCCGGGATCTCCACTGGGCTGTCGGAAAAGCGATGCTGGCCAGGGAGCCGACCGAGGGTGCCGGCAATAAAATTTTTGATATCGTATACCAGCTTCGGCTCGGCATGCCCCCGGACCTGTCACCGCCGGAAACAACGGAAATAGCCCGTCTTAACCTCATGGCGGGTCGGAACGCAATGGAATCAGTCTCTTTCGGCGCCGCGGCCCCATACCTCCGTCATGCCTGCGACCTGCTTCCGCCAACCGCCTGGGAAACGGACTACGACCTGTGCGCCGCGATCCACGCCAGCCTGGCCAAGTGTGAATTTGTGCTGGGCGCCTTTGACGCCTCGGAGCGCCTTTTCGGTCTGCTGCTGCAGAAAGCCCCCTCCCTGCCGGATCGGGCCAGAGCCTACAACGCCATGATCGAACTCCATACCGCCGCCGGAAACATTGACAAGGCGTTGATGCTGGGCCGCCGCGGGCTTGAGATGCTCGGCATCCTGCTGCCCCGCCATCCCAGCCGCCTGAAGGTGCTGCTGCTCCTGTCCAAGCTGCGCTTCGTCTGGGGGTTTCGCCGGCTGTCCACGATTATGGATATCCCGGAAAACAAAGACGAGCTTCTGAATATTCAGGAAACGCTGCTGACCAACATCGGCCTGCCCGCTTTTTATGTTGACCCGTTGCTGTGCCTGTGGCTTACCGCCACCGGAATTCTGCTGGGCATTCGTGATCCCGGAAAAGGCGTTCCCCTGCAGCACGCTTCTCTGGGCCTGATCACGCTGGGGGCTTTTCTGGGGTCCATGTTCGGTTTTATCGGCATGGGACGTTCTTACGCCAAGATCGGTATGCGGCTGCTGGAGAGGCAGTCGCCGGGTCCCCATCAGGCCATCGCCTATTTCGTGTCCGCTTTTTTCAACCGGCACTGGTACCAGCCCGCGCGGAAGAACATCAACTACTTCAAACGGGCCTACCGTCACGCCATGAAATCCGGCGACATCAGCTATGCCGGCCACAGCATCAACTCCATGTTCATGGTTCATTTCTTTCTGGGAGACAACCTGGACACCATTTACGCCGACCATAAGCGTTATCAGGCCTTTGTCCAGAACTCACGTTCCCCGTTCGTGGTGGCCACTTATATGGCCATCCAGCAGTTCTATCGGAGCCTCAAGGGACAGACCGCTTCCCCTTTCAGCCTGAGTGAACCCGGCTATGACGAGGAAGTCGAATTCGCGGCGGCCGTGGAAGGTGGCAACCTGATGCTGCAGTTTTTTTTCCTGCTGTTTCAACTCAAGCTTCTCGTGATTTTCCGCCAATGGGATAAAGCCATGGCCGTGGCCGACCGGATCCGGGCCAGGAACTACCTGCCGGCCGGCACCCTGGTCCTGACAGAATATTATTTTTATGCTTTTTTAAGCGCCATGGCGGTAGTTTCCACCTGCACGGACCGGCAGCAGGTCCGGCGATGCCGGCAGCAGGCGGCCCTTTCCATGAAAAAAATGAAGCAGTGGCGCCGATTACGGCCGGATAACTTCGAGCCCATGTTGCGCCTGATGGAAGCCGAGCAAGCCCGGGCGGGCGGTCGCCCTTCAAAGGTCCTGCGGCTGTACCGGCAGGCCGTGTCGTCGGCCGTAGCCGGCGGATTCACCCATCTGGCCGCCATAGCCTGCGAGTCCGCCGGGATTTTCCTGGCGGGCCATGGCGACAAGATCGCTTCCCGGGCATACCTGGTTGAGGCCAAAAGGACTTATGAAACCTGGGGAGCCACGGCTAAAGTCAGGGATATGGAGAAACAGTATGCCGCCGTTCTTTCCGTCATGCCGGAACGAACGCCATCCGTCCTGGAAAGAATGGACTACAACGCCGTGGTCGAAGCGCTGCAGGCCGTTTCCCAGGAGATCGTGGTGCGCAAACTGCTGACCCGGCTGATGGAAATCACCATGGCGGCCACCGGCGCCAATCGTGCCGCTTTTATTTCCAGCAAAAACAATCAGCTTTTTGTGGAAGTGGAAGGCCGCGGGGACGAAGCCGGTCGAACGCTGCTGAAAACCGAACCACTGCTGGATCAGAAAAAAACGCTGATGGCTTCGGTCGTTTATTATGTCAAACGGACGCAGCAGCTGGTGGTCATCAATGACATGAAAAAAGCGCCGGCGCCGTTTCAGCGGATCGGAGACGCCATCAATCCTCCCCGATCGCTGGTGTGCATGCCCATGTCCCGCAGCGAACGGCTGGTCGGTATTCTTTATCTGGAAAACACCCTGACCGGCGGAATATTCACCGAAGACCGGCTGGAACTGCTCAAGCTGATCGCCTCCCAGGCCGCCATTTCCTTTGAGAACGCGACCCTTTACGAACATGTCATGAAAAACGAGCAGGACCTCAAGCAGTTGTCCGAAAAGTTGCGAAACCTGTATTCGGAACTGATGCTGACCGAGGAGCGGGAACGGCGACGCATTGCCACCGAGCTTCATGATCGTATCGGCCACGCCCTGGCCGGCACGAAAATCGGACTGGAGGCAATGGCCCAGGCACCCGGCGCCGACCACCGCCAGCGGTTGAACGACATTCTGCAAACCATCGAACAATCCATTGCCGACACCCGAACCCTTACGTTTGAAATCAGCCCGCCGATTCTCTATCACCTGGGCCTGGGCGCGGCCCTGGACTGGCTATGCGAAGAAACCCAGCAAAAACATGGTGTGGCGATAACCTTTACCGACATGGCCCGTGACGCCGCCATCGAACAGAAAACGGAAGTGCTCTGCTTCCAGATATTGCGGGAATTGCTGTTTAACGCCGTAAAACACGCCCGGGCCGGTCACATTAACGTAGCGCTGCGCATGGGGAAAGACCGGTTGCGCCTGACCATACAGGATGACGGTATCGGTTTCGATCAATCGCGGCAGCCGTCAAGCGGGTCCACGACCGGCGGCGGGTTTGGCCTGTTCAGTATTCATGAGCGGTTACGACTGGTGGGCGGGCAAATGGAAATCGACACGGGCGAGAACAGGGGCACGCGTATCGACATTATTATCCCCCTGGCGGCCGCCGGTGAAACACCCCGTCCGGAGGGGCTTTGAACGAAAGTTAACGCCAATCAGGCCCGCGGCCGGACGATCTGGTGAAAGGAAATGAAATGATTACGGTTCTTGTCGCCGATGACCATGCCATCATTCTTGACGGTATTTGCAGCCTGCTGGGAACCATTTCCGGCCTGAAGGTTGTGGGGCGGGCCGAGAACGGTCGTAAAGCGCTGGAGCTTGCCATAAAGCTGAGGCCGGATGTTGTCATCATGGATATCAGCATGCCTGAATTAAACGGTTTTGAAGCCGCCCGCCAGATCGGGGCCGAAGTTCCCGGGGTCAGGATCATCGCCCTATCCATGTATGCCGAAAAGCGTTACGTCCTGGGCATGCTGAAGGCCGGCGTGTCCGGATACCTGATCAAGGACTGCGCTTTTCAGGAACTGGCCGAGGCCATTTCCGTCGTGCACCGCGGAGGCACTTACCTGAGCCCCAAAATAGCGGACACCGTCCGCAAGGCGCTGCTGGACAGCATCGAGGAAACCCCGATGACGGTATCGGAGGAATTGACCGAACGGGAAAGGCAGGTGCTGCAGCGGATGGCGGAAGGGGTCAAGACCCGGGATATCGCGGAAGAGCTTCATGTCAGCGTTAAAACGGTCGAGACCTACCGCGCCAGCATCATGCAGAAACTCAACCTGTACAGCGTCGCCGAGCTGACCAAGTTCGCCGTACGGGAAGGGCTGACGCCGCTTGAAAAATAGGGAGCGCCGCTACTTTTTTGCGTGAGCTACTATCCAGTCGGCGACGATGTTCAGTACCGGCTCTCTTTTTCCCGGGCTTTCGTTCATGGTTTCGTGGCGCAGCCCGTCGAAAATTTTCAGGGTTTTATCCGGCCCTTTCGCCCGTTCATAATAACACCGGCTTCCCTCGGCGGAGACAATCGCGTCGGCGCCTCCGTGAAATATGAGCAGGGGCAGGCTGGTTTCCTGTCCCCGGTCCAGGCACTGACGCGTGGCGGCCAGAAATTCGACGAGCCACTGAAACGTTATCCGGTTGTGTACCAGGGGATCTTTGCTGTATGCCGCCACCGTCTCCCTGCTGGAGGACAGATCTTCGGGGCTGAGCTTGTTGCTTCGGGAGAGCCGGGGCGTCAGCCTGGCCAGAATCTTCGCGCCCGACCGCTGGAGAGGGGAAAGCGGCGTTGAGGGCATAAAGGCCGGGGAGGAAAGAATCAGGCCGTCGATATCTTCCGGGAACATTCGCGCATGAAGGGCCGCGATCAGTCCGCCCATGCTATGGCCCAGCAGAATCAGCGGCAGGCCCGGTGCTTCGGGCCGGATCAGGGTGGTGATGTATTGATGGATATCCTGGCAGTAATCGGTAAAGCGTTCGGTGTGCCCCCTTTTGCCGCCTGATTTCCCGTGGCCCTTGTGATCCAGGGCATAGAACGATATTCGCCGGTCCCGTAATTTCTGGATCAGGTGGCTGTACCGTCCCGAATGCTCTCCCAGTCCGTGGCATAGAAAGACCAGCCCCGCAGGATTTTCCGCGGCCCAGCTTCTGTAGAAAATACGGATGTTGTCTTTATTCAGAAACACACCCATGCTGTGCTGATAGCCCTGACCCATTAGGATATCTCCCTGAACGAATTTTCTGACCTGAACAGTTGACGAGGAAAACGCTGATCGGGAAAAGATATAGCAAGGCCGGCATGGCCTGTCAATTCTATCCGGCGGTCGCCGTCAGGACTCCCGGTGACCGGAGATCCGGTCGGCCACGGCTTTTTTCAGGCGGCGCTGGTAAGCCAGGTTGCCGAACACGGACCGGGGCTCGAATCCGCCGTACAGACCGATCCACATGAGCGTGGACAGGGTGACGTCAACGGCTTTTTTGTGCCAGGGCACCCGGACGGGGTACTGGTTCCGAATCCGTAACGCCTCGTCATAACTTCTCGCGATGACGGTGCGGCCGTTATCTCCTGACACAACGATGCCGCCTTCCCGCAGCATCTTCAGCCGCTTCATGGATTCGGGCACTTCCGGTCCGCAGACCAGGGCGCACTGGCCGCAGGTCAGCACGTCCGGGTTGTCGATGGTGATGCCGATATGCTTTTTAATCTGATCCGCCTGGAACCGCCGCCGTTCCAGTTCATCTTTCGGCATGTCACTGACCGGGCGTCCCAGTTTGTCCGGGGCCAGAATTTCTTCCGGATACAGCCTGGCGCCGAGTGATCTGATCAGCCGGTAGCGGACGGTGGAGTCGCCCACGGAGGAGCCCTTTTTTAAGAGGTCGTTGCGGATGCTGCGCTTTTCCGGATCGGGCGGTTCTTTCACCCACTCTTCGATCCAGTGCCGCCCCCAGCTCGACCACTGCCGGTCTTCGGAAAGATTGTGCAGGCCGAAACAGGAGGCATTGCAGAAATTGATGTC
This Thermodesulfobacteriota bacterium DNA region includes the following protein-coding sequences:
- a CDS encoding response regulator transcription factor, with amino-acid sequence MITVLVADDHAIILDGICSLLGTISGLKVVGRAENGRKALELAIKLRPDVVIMDISMPELNGFEAARQIGAEVPGVRIIALSMYAEKRYVLGMLKAGVSGYLIKDCAFQELAEAISVVHRGGTYLSPKIADTVRKALLDSIEETPMTVSEELTERERQVLQRMAEGVKTRDIAEELHVSVKTVETYRASIMQKLNLYSVAELTKFAVREGLTPLEK
- a CDS encoding lysophospholipase codes for the protein MGQGYQHSMGVFLNKDNIRIFYRSWAAENPAGLVFLCHGLGEHSGRYSHLIQKLRDRRISFYALDHKGHGKSGGKRGHTERFTDYCQDIHQYITTLIRPEAPGLPLILLGHSMGGLIAALHARMFPEDIDGLILSSPAFMPSTPLSPLQRSGAKILARLTPRLSRSNKLSPEDLSSSRETVAAYSKDPLVHNRITFQWLVEFLAATRQCLDRGQETSLPLLIFHGGADAIVSAEGSRCYYERAKGPDKTLKIFDGLRHETMNESPGKREPVLNIVADWIVAHAKK